The Dokdonella sp. nucleotide sequence CGCGCTCGTGCAAGCGATCGAGCGCACCGAACACGAGCTCGCCCCACTCGTCGCGGCGATCGACCACGTCGGCGTGCTGCGCCGGCTGGCCGCCCTGCGCGAACCGGTCGACGCATGGTTCGACGCGGTCATGGTCATGGCGGAGGACGCGGCCGTGCGTGCAAACCGTTTGGCCATCCTTGCGCGCTTGCGCGCGATGTTCCTGCGTGTGGCCGACATCTCGCTCCTGTCGGGAGCTTGACCGGCACAACAGTACCGATGCACTCACAGCGGCGGCATTTGCGTAGAATCGCGACCGGTACGGGGTTGTGCCGGTGATGCCGGCGCCAGGGGGCTACTCCACATGAATGCGCGCGACAACGACGCGAGTACCACGCAGCGGCGAACCATGCGTCCACAGCGCATCGATGGTGCCGGCCATGTGCCGGCTTGCCTGGTCGTGCTGCAGGGCCAGCGCCTCGGCCAGCGCATCGACCTTGGCGACAATCCTCTCGTCATCGGCCGGTCACCGGAAGCCGAGTTCCAGATCCTCGAACGCAGCGTCTCGCGCGAGCATTGCCGCATCTGGCGGGAACCGGCCGGTTACCGCATCAAGGATCTCGACTCCACCAACAAGACGTTCCTCAACGACCAGCCGATCATCGAGGCCGAGCTGAAGGATGGCGACCACATCTCGATCGGCAGTTGCGTGCTCAAGTTCATGGATCGCTCCTCGGTGGAAGCGCGCTACCACGAAGAGATCTACCAGCTGGCCACGGCCGACCCGTTGACCGACCTGTACAACCGGCGGCAGTTCACCGAACTGCTCGAGAAGGAGCTCGCGCGTGCAGCCAACCACAAACGCCCGCTTGTGCTGCTGATCGTGGACATCGACCACTTCAAGTCGATCAACGACCGCTACGGTCATCCCAGCGGCGATATCGTGCTCAAGAAGGTCGCACTCACCCTGCGTGGGCTGTCCCGCGAGGAGTTCATCACCGCGCGCATCGGCGGCGAGGAATTCGCCGTGGTCCTGCCCGAACATGCCCTCGAACAGGCCGTCGGATTCGCCGAACGCCTTCGCGAAGGCATCGCCGGACTGTCGCTGGCCCTCACCGGCGGCCCGCAACGGGTCACGGTCAGCATCGGTGCCGCCGCCTGGGCGGACGGCATGAGCGGCAGCAGCGACTTGATGCGGGCGGCCGATGCCGAGCTCTATCGGGCCAAGCAGGCTGGCCGCAACCGGGTGAGTTCTGCCCTCACGGTCTGATCGCCCCCGTTCCGGACGCGCCGCAAACGATTGTGACGGTTCCCCGATTGCACCCATCACCAGCGCGCATTATCGTGAGCGGCTCGCGCGACGGCCCGCTCGCTGCGAACCCCGCCGCGTCCCCTCGACCGTTCATCGACGTCGGGCTATGCTGCCCCGGCGTTCTACGACAACTTTCGTTTACCGTTTCCGAGGATCTTCCATGTTCAAGTCCGTCGCCACCGCCCTGGCCGCCCTCGTCGTCCTCGGCGGCTGCAATTCCTCCACTCCGCCGGCCGGCAACGCATCGGTGACGGCCGCGCCCGCACAACCCGTGCCAGCGAATGCAACCACCGACCCGCTCGGCACGACGATCAGCGGCAACGTTGCCCTGCGTGAACCCATGGCGATCGGCGCAGGCGCACGCCTTGAACTCAAGCTCGTCGACGTCGCCCAGCCGGATGTCGTCATCGCCGAAGCGAACGAGAACGTCTCCGGTCAACCGCCGTATCGTTTCACGCTGAACTTCGATCCGATGCGCATCGACCGGACGAAGACCTACGTCGTCAATGCCCTGTTGTTCGACGGTGACCGTCGTTTCGTGCCGGCCCTGCAGGCACCGGTGCTGACCCATGGCGCGGGCAGCACGATAGACATCACGCTGAACGCCGAGGCGACGCCCGGCGAGAAGCTCAAGGAGGACTTCGGCAAGCTCAAGGCGCAGATCGGCGGCATGACGCGCATCCAGGACGCCTTCCTCGACGGCGACCTGTCGGTCGCCTGGGACGGCTTCGTCAGCAATGGTCAGGTGCGCTTCATGCGCGTGAACACCGAGCTCGGCGAAGGCGAGACCGCGCAGCGCTCGAACGCCGAATATGCCTTCCTCGACGACAAGCCGATGGTCGTGTTCAAGAAGGGGACGGGAACACGCGTGGGCTGGGATGCCGAAGGCAATCTCATCCTCAACGAACGCAACAGCGGTCCGGTCAGCGAGGATGAAGCGAAGTCGTTGCACAACGACGCGCTGAAGGCGCTGGCAATGGGCAAGACCAAGGTGCCGAAGAGGAAGTAGGAAGCGGCTTCAGCCGCGATACTCTGGCTGCACAAGGCCGCCAGCAAGAAGCATCACGCCTGAAGGCGTTTCCTACGGTGTCATGTTTCGGCGATCGTCCGTGATCGCCGATTCAACCTGCACTGGTCGTCTACGCCCCGGGGTTACGCTTCGCCCGTGCAAACGCATCGGCGAAGGCGTTTCCGGCCGGCGGCGACGGATTGGCCATCGGGGCCCTGCGCGGTGCCGGCGTGCTCGACGCGCGC carries:
- a CDS encoding GGDEF domain-containing protein, with product MNARDNDASTTQRRTMRPQRIDGAGHVPACLVVLQGQRLGQRIDLGDNPLVIGRSPEAEFQILERSVSREHCRIWREPAGYRIKDLDSTNKTFLNDQPIIEAELKDGDHISIGSCVLKFMDRSSVEARYHEEIYQLATADPLTDLYNRRQFTELLEKELARAANHKRPLVLLIVDIDHFKSINDRYGHPSGDIVLKKVALTLRGLSREEFITARIGGEEFAVVLPEHALEQAVGFAERLREGIAGLSLALTGGPQRVTVSIGAAAWADGMSGSSDLMRAADAELYRAKQAGRNRVSSALTV
- a CDS encoding YbaY family lipoprotein, with translation MFKSVATALAALVVLGGCNSSTPPAGNASVTAAPAQPVPANATTDPLGTTISGNVALREPMAIGAGARLELKLVDVAQPDVVIAEANENVSGQPPYRFTLNFDPMRIDRTKTYVVNALLFDGDRRFVPALQAPVLTHGAGSTIDITLNAEATPGEKLKEDFGKLKAQIGGMTRIQDAFLDGDLSVAWDGFVSNGQVRFMRVNTELGEGETAQRSNAEYAFLDDKPMVVFKKGTGTRVGWDAEGNLILNERNSGPVSEDEAKSLHNDALKALAMGKTKVPKRK